One window from the genome of Streptomyces sp. NBC_00708 encodes:
- a CDS encoding SAV_2336 family protein — MSGAADGSGGGDGPGGAPGASVTPGPDGTPGVSESYETGLLPELVARLRGAGLDPDVEQLCDALWLARWTRSAGAPGEETDADPAKRPGAGAADERAALSRTEPRPPGDDPTPEADRDGPGEEKRPPGDGERISLHPVPGRARTGDGTPAQDPDTTRTGAGARAAVLPLGVPAAPVLPAPLELTRALRPLQRYHPVSAPLRRVLDERATAERSARAGGVIMPVFRGVRRGDAVVQCVMDASSSMLVWDRMFEELQQIFAQLGAFRDVQMRYLHPGPDGACTVSRSPDPATAPLHSADRLSDPTGRRVTVVVSDCAGPLWRSGHAHRLLHQLARLAPVAVLQPLPQRMWNRTRLPVTFGSLTRGEGPAGATLLKVTGDAGTGPAVHPGALAVPVLPPVADALAAWARLLSGTGAASVPGAVGWVRADQPAAPAGRRGDALSSLHLVSRFRATASPAAGQLAVYLAAAPLYLPVMQLVQRTMLPHSGPSELAEVLLSGLLRRTEGGTGRGQWYAFEPDVQEALLGPLGRDEALLVLKHCSQYIEQRFGRGGPNFPALAYAQLGDGTTSEAAHRTPWPVPGAAGASPDGDAEDADDSEENEGNGGNERRGGPRVPHAFAEVAARVLERFMPVPPRFVTREPKTSPDSQARGLAVRRARELVRHFETDKMVQRLIDAVQLLRGAAEHSAAPADDPELWAEYARCVLRLWEVQGGADLLDEAERAAERAAARPGAVRERAVLAKVLHAAADDRRRRGDRRGALELLRRADREYTAACASHDLEPAEALRLTLERVRALEAQWRLDGDSALLQSACGMLEAFADAWPDQENRPAVLPLQHGRTLLKLARATQDTEQSRAYATQSARSLRTAFAQGGRHTMGTEVRIVLDLVDALLASGAEPEEAATLTTQALETVRDQRQRAQLQTRAGRVRAARYEHTGDPAELVAATEWFARAARGIPRDSRAYTDLLAEWGATLLHRAELPDGRQYIGAAVRVLRDCRSEMPAGGAHQSERLLMLGRALMLRHRATADRVDLREAEYLFKLAAEEATAPLTAARCWLELGRALLQAAGVLDRPARRDEAAEAFRSAAESAGEAQTELESPQHLLEAVELAATANHWRGMTYERAGRPRAARDAYRAARQEWRKLPDGGGAAGEATAERLAELER; from the coding sequence ATGTCCGGTGCGGCGGACGGCAGCGGCGGGGGCGACGGGCCCGGTGGTGCGCCCGGTGCCTCCGTGACCCCTGGGCCCGACGGGACGCCGGGCGTCTCGGAGTCGTACGAAACCGGGTTACTGCCCGAGCTCGTCGCCCGGCTGCGCGGGGCCGGCCTCGACCCGGACGTCGAGCAGCTCTGCGACGCGCTCTGGCTGGCCCGCTGGACCCGCTCCGCCGGCGCGCCCGGCGAGGAGACGGACGCGGACCCCGCGAAACGCCCCGGCGCCGGGGCCGCCGACGAGCGCGCCGCCCTCTCCCGTACCGAGCCCCGGCCTCCCGGCGACGACCCCACTCCGGAGGCGGACCGGGACGGCCCCGGCGAGGAGAAGCGCCCGCCGGGGGACGGCGAGCGGATCTCCCTGCACCCCGTCCCCGGCCGCGCCCGGACCGGCGACGGAACCCCCGCCCAGGACCCGGACACCACCCGGACCGGCGCCGGCGCCCGCGCCGCCGTGCTGCCCCTCGGCGTCCCTGCCGCCCCCGTCCTGCCCGCCCCCCTCGAACTCACCCGCGCCCTGCGCCCGTTGCAGCGCTACCACCCGGTCTCCGCCCCGCTGCGCCGCGTCCTGGACGAGCGGGCGACCGCCGAACGCAGCGCCCGCGCGGGCGGCGTGATCATGCCGGTGTTCCGGGGGGTCCGGCGGGGCGACGCCGTCGTGCAGTGCGTGATGGACGCCTCCTCCTCGATGCTCGTCTGGGACCGGATGTTCGAGGAACTCCAGCAGATATTCGCGCAGCTCGGCGCGTTCCGGGACGTGCAGATGCGCTATCTGCACCCCGGACCCGACGGCGCCTGCACGGTCAGCCGCAGCCCCGACCCCGCCACCGCCCCCCTGCACTCGGCGGACCGGCTCAGCGACCCCACCGGGCGCCGGGTCACCGTCGTCGTCAGCGACTGCGCCGGCCCCCTCTGGCGCAGCGGGCACGCCCACCGGCTCCTCCACCAGCTCGCCCGGCTCGCCCCGGTCGCCGTCCTCCAGCCGCTCCCGCAGCGCATGTGGAACCGGACCCGGCTCCCGGTCACCTTCGGCTCGCTCACCCGGGGCGAGGGCCCGGCCGGGGCCACCCTGCTCAAGGTCACCGGCGACGCCGGAACCGGCCCCGCCGTCCACCCCGGGGCCCTGGCCGTGCCCGTCCTGCCCCCGGTGGCGGACGCCCTCGCCGCCTGGGCGAGGCTCCTGTCCGGCACCGGCGCGGCGTCCGTACCGGGCGCGGTCGGCTGGGTCCGGGCCGACCAGCCGGCCGCCCCCGCCGGCCGGCGGGGCGACGCGCTGTCGTCGCTGCACCTGGTCAGCCGGTTCCGCGCGACGGCCTCCCCGGCCGCCGGACAGCTCGCCGTCTACCTCGCCGCCGCGCCCCTCTACCTGCCCGTCATGCAACTCGTCCAGCGCACCATGCTGCCCCACTCGGGCCCCTCCGAACTCGCCGAAGTCCTGCTGAGCGGACTCCTGCGGCGGACGGAGGGCGGCACCGGACGCGGACAGTGGTACGCCTTCGAGCCCGACGTCCAGGAGGCGCTGCTCGGGCCCCTCGGCCGTGACGAGGCTCTGCTCGTACTCAAGCACTGTTCGCAATACATAGAGCAGCGGTTCGGCAGGGGCGGGCCCAACTTCCCGGCCCTCGCCTACGCCCAGCTCGGCGACGGCACCACGAGCGAGGCCGCGCACCGCACCCCCTGGCCGGTCCCGGGTGCGGCGGGTGCCTCGCCGGACGGGGACGCGGAGGACGCCGACGACAGTGAGGAGAACGAGGGGAACGGGGGGAACGAGAGACGCGGTGGTCCGCGCGTCCCCCATGCCTTTGCCGAAGTCGCAGCACGCGTACTGGAGCGCTTCATGCCCGTACCCCCCAGATTCGTGACCCGGGAGCCCAAGACCTCCCCCGACTCCCAGGCCCGCGGCCTCGCCGTGCGCCGCGCCCGTGAACTCGTACGGCACTTCGAGACCGACAAGATGGTCCAGCGCCTGATCGACGCCGTACAGCTGCTCAGGGGCGCCGCCGAACACAGCGCGGCCCCGGCCGACGACCCCGAACTCTGGGCGGAGTACGCGCGCTGCGTGCTGCGGCTGTGGGAGGTGCAGGGCGGCGCCGACCTGCTCGACGAGGCCGAACGCGCCGCCGAACGGGCCGCCGCCCGCCCCGGCGCCGTACGCGAACGCGCGGTCCTCGCCAAGGTCCTGCACGCGGCGGCCGACGACCGGCGCAGGCGCGGCGACCGGCGCGGCGCGCTGGAGCTGCTGCGGCGCGCCGACCGCGAGTACACCGCGGCCTGCGCGAGCCACGACCTGGAGCCCGCCGAAGCCCTGCGGCTCACCCTGGAACGGGTGCGCGCCCTGGAGGCGCAGTGGCGGCTCGACGGCGACAGCGCCCTGCTGCAGAGCGCCTGCGGAATGCTGGAGGCCTTCGCCGACGCCTGGCCCGACCAGGAGAACCGCCCGGCCGTCCTGCCCCTCCAGCACGGCCGCACCCTGCTGAAACTCGCCCGCGCCACCCAGGACACCGAACAGTCCCGCGCCTACGCCACCCAGTCGGCCCGCTCGCTGCGCACCGCGTTCGCCCAGGGCGGCCGGCACACCATGGGCACCGAGGTCCGCATCGTCCTCGACCTCGTCGACGCGCTGCTCGCCTCGGGCGCCGAACCGGAGGAGGCCGCCACCCTCACCACCCAGGCGCTGGAGACCGTACGCGACCAGCGCCAGCGCGCCCAGCTCCAGACCAGGGCGGGCCGCGTCCGGGCCGCCCGCTACGAGCACACCGGCGACCCCGCCGAACTCGTCGCCGCCACCGAGTGGTTCGCCCGCGCCGCCCGTGGCATCCCCCGCGACTCCCGCGCCTACACCGACCTGCTCGCCGAATGGGGCGCCACGCTGCTGCACCGCGCCGAACTCCCGGACGGCCGGCAGTACATCGGGGCGGCGGTACGGGTCCTGCGCGACTGCCGCTCCGAGATGCCGGCCGGCGGTGCCCACCAGTCCGAGCGCCTGCTGATGCTGGGCCGCGCCCTGATGCTGCGCCACCGCGCCACGGCGGACCGGGTCGACCTGCGCGAGGCCGAGTACCTCTTCAAGCTGGCGGCCGAGGAGGCCACCGCCCCGCTCACCGCCGCCCGCTGCTGGCTGGAGCTGGGCCGGGCCCTCCTCCAGGCCGCCGGAGTCCTGGACCGGCCGGCCCGCCGCGACGAGGCGGCGGAGGCCTTCCGCTCGGCGGCCGAGTCCGCCGGCGAGGCACAAACGGAGCTGGAAAGTCCACAACATCTCCTGGAAGCAGTGGAGTTGGCTGCTACAGCCAACCACTGGCGGGGTATGACGTACGAGAGAGCGGGCCGCCCCCGGGCCGCGCGGGACGCGTACCGGGCGGCCCGGCAGGAGTGGCGCAAACTGCCGGACGGCGGCGGCGCGGCGGGCGAAGCGACCGCCGAGCGGCTGGCGGAGCTGGAGCGGTGA
- the fxsA gene encoding FxSxx-COOH protein, with protein sequence MNESTRNDGAGAAGTGELPDLLGLDLATLRTMDHPVLAEVVAELRGRAEQPKEMLWGFTNAF encoded by the coding sequence ATGAACGAGTCGACACGGAACGACGGAGCGGGCGCGGCCGGCACGGGTGAACTGCCGGACCTGCTGGGCCTGGACCTGGCGACCCTGCGGACGATGGACCACCCGGTGCTCGCGGAGGTGGTGGCGGAACTGCGGGGGCGGGCGGAACAGCCGAAGGAGATGCTCTGGGGGTTCACCAACGCCTTCTGA
- a CDS encoding FxsB family radical SAM/SPASM domain protein, translating into MNPVPFGQFIVKVHGRCNLACRYCYLYEGPDRTWRDRPAAASPAVLDRTAGRITEHAAAHGLRGVALVLHGGEPLLAGPGRLAALADAVRERVPAGCAVRTTVQTNATLLTGPAVTTLARHGIRIGISLDGGLAAHNTLRTDHAGRPSWPAASRGARLLADHHPEAYAGILTVVDPRTDPVEMYESLLALRPPALDLLLPHGNWSSPPPGLAGLPGPGRPTPYGDWLCTVFDRWWQAPRRETHVRLFEECVALLLGLPAATESLGLDPLNAVVVETDGSIEQVDSLKSAYDGAAATGLDVFHHTFDDALRHPGVAARQAGAGALAAACRACPLLTVCGGGHYAHRYRADNGFQNPSVYCADLERLIRHIADRLADATAGDPP; encoded by the coding sequence GTGAACCCGGTCCCCTTCGGCCAGTTCATCGTGAAGGTGCACGGCCGCTGCAACCTGGCCTGCCGCTACTGCTACCTGTACGAGGGCCCCGACCGCACCTGGCGCGACCGGCCGGCCGCCGCGTCGCCGGCCGTCCTCGACCGCACCGCCGGCCGCATCACCGAGCACGCGGCCGCCCACGGACTGCGCGGCGTCGCCCTCGTCCTGCACGGCGGCGAACCTCTGCTCGCCGGCCCCGGCCGGCTGGCGGCCCTCGCCGACGCGGTGCGCGAGCGCGTGCCGGCGGGCTGCGCCGTCCGCACCACCGTGCAGACCAACGCCACCCTGCTCACCGGCCCCGCCGTCACCACCCTCGCCCGGCACGGCATCCGGATCGGCATCAGCCTCGACGGCGGCCTCGCCGCCCACAACACCCTGCGCACCGACCACGCGGGCCGCCCCTCCTGGCCGGCCGCCTCGCGCGGCGCCCGGCTCCTGGCCGACCACCACCCCGAGGCGTACGCGGGCATCCTCACCGTCGTCGACCCGCGCACCGACCCGGTAGAGATGTACGAATCACTGCTCGCCCTGCGCCCCCCGGCCCTGGACCTCCTGCTGCCGCACGGCAACTGGTCCAGCCCGCCGCCGGGGCTTGCGGGGCTTCCCGGCCCGGGGCGCCCCACCCCGTACGGCGACTGGCTGTGCACCGTCTTCGACCGCTGGTGGCAGGCGCCCCGGCGGGAGACACACGTCCGGCTCTTCGAGGAGTGCGTCGCGCTGCTCCTCGGACTGCCCGCCGCCACCGAGTCCCTCGGCCTCGACCCGCTCAACGCGGTGGTCGTCGAGACGGACGGGTCCATCGAACAGGTGGACTCCCTCAAGTCCGCGTACGACGGCGCGGCCGCCACCGGGCTCGACGTCTTCCACCACACCTTCGACGACGCACTGCGCCACCCCGGCGTCGCCGCCCGCCAGGCGGGAGCCGGCGCGCTCGCCGCCGCCTGCCGCGCCTGCCCGCTGCTGACCGTGTGCGGGGGCGGCCACTACGCACACCGCTATCGCGCAGACAACGGCTTCCAGAACCCCTCCGTCTACTGCGCCGACCTCGAACGGCTGATCCGCCACATCGCGGACCGGCTCGCCGACGCAACCGCTGGAGACCCCCCATGA
- a CDS encoding HEXXH motif-containing putative peptide modification protein: MSPVIPDHVLRELGRTEGDAASLGLLVRDQDTRRLVLLRAVLDAAEAAPSTVCPPALLDRLREDWALLETAELADRAAVRTVLFHPLAGPWAQRLLGGLTSDAPAGPELRADLAHLTALAAAAAVRAGVGFDVRLTPRRGLVSLPTLGAVRSGTDQVRLSYRGDELTLSPQDGPRFTLRRHTDRTLSSADPRWLPVLMLRPVAPGSAPVPLDDVDPYGMEAGDRPSHGLSGAAHVDDHERKEWAQSWSGLEPLLRVGGEHRLAEAAVLLRCMVPLGHPAGAGPDGEGAAHSSATRREAFGAVLSSKPATASFFASTLVHELQHTKLSALTALVPLHREDATERYFAPWRPDPRPFDGLLQGAYSHLALADYWQRFALHAHRVTHRDLAWAEHARCREQVGAVLPVLAGSAALTAEGRTLVNEMISVYHRLDDNPPPSGHLARAQAYVSTTKVIWQQRNGLRRQ, encoded by the coding sequence ATGAGCCCCGTCATCCCCGACCACGTCCTGCGCGAACTCGGTCGCACCGAGGGCGACGCCGCATCCCTCGGCCTGCTCGTCCGCGACCAGGACACCCGCCGCCTCGTCCTCCTGCGCGCCGTCCTCGACGCGGCGGAGGCCGCACCCTCGACGGTCTGCCCACCCGCGCTGCTGGACCGGCTCCGCGAGGACTGGGCCCTCCTCGAAACCGCTGAACTCGCGGACCGGGCGGCGGTGCGCACCGTCCTGTTCCACCCGTTGGCGGGGCCCTGGGCGCAGCGGTTGCTGGGCGGGCTGACCTCGGACGCCCCGGCCGGGCCGGAGCTCCGCGCCGATCTGGCGCACCTGACGGCGCTGGCCGCGGCGGCGGCTGTGCGGGCGGGGGTGGGGTTCGACGTCCGCCTCACCCCGCGCCGGGGGCTCGTCTCCCTGCCCACGCTCGGCGCCGTCCGGTCCGGCACGGACCAGGTCCGGCTCTCGTACCGCGGCGACGAGCTGACGTTGTCCCCGCAGGACGGTCCGCGGTTCACGCTCCGTCGCCACACGGACCGGACCCTGAGCTCGGCCGACCCGCGCTGGCTTCCGGTGCTCATGCTCCGCCCCGTCGCGCCGGGCAGCGCGCCCGTACCGCTCGACGACGTCGATCCCTACGGCATGGAGGCCGGGGACCGGCCGTCGCACGGGCTGAGCGGCGCCGCGCACGTCGATGACCACGAACGCAAGGAGTGGGCCCAATCCTGGTCCGGTCTCGAACCCCTGCTCAGGGTGGGCGGCGAACACCGTCTCGCCGAGGCGGCCGTGCTGCTCCGCTGCATGGTGCCCCTCGGGCACCCGGCCGGTGCCGGACCCGACGGCGAGGGCGCGGCGCACTCCAGCGCGACCAGGCGCGAGGCGTTCGGGGCCGTGCTCAGCAGCAAGCCCGCCACCGCGTCCTTCTTCGCGTCGACGCTCGTCCACGAGCTCCAGCACACCAAGCTGTCCGCCCTCACCGCCCTGGTGCCGCTCCACCGCGAGGACGCGACCGAGCGGTACTTCGCCCCCTGGCGCCCCGATCCCCGGCCCTTCGACGGTCTGCTCCAGGGTGCCTACTCGCACCTGGCGCTCGCCGACTACTGGCAGCGGTTCGCCCTGCACGCGCACCGGGTCACCCACCGTGACCTGGCATGGGCCGAGCACGCCCGCTGCCGCGAACAGGTCGGCGCCGTGCTGCCCGTGCTCGCGGGCTCGGCGGCGCTCACCGCCGAGGGCCGGACGCTGGTCAACGAAATGATCTCCGTCTACCACCGTTTGGACGACAATCCGCCTCCCTCGGGTCACCTCGCGCGCGCTCAGGCATACGTGTCCACCACCAAGGTGATATGGCAGCAGAGGAACGGCTTGCGAAGGCAGTGA